A stretch of Ipomoea triloba cultivar NCNSP0323 chromosome 11, ASM357664v1 DNA encodes these proteins:
- the LOC115996018 gene encoding putative F-box protein At3g10240, with translation MNASEKAAGVSIPQEIVFEILSKLPAKTLVRLRCVSKPFCALIADHGFGVVHRSLSLTLPSRAGVLISIASPAARPRAFYTLNFTPRPRGMLQANRVGFPDAKSFLCSSSSDGLFICMYRPNGPFTVCNVSTGQRIFLPRLIQYEECELLMGYDSESKRYKVLMTACRESISRGGLIRCGFEYKHWVFTVGVDKSWREINNYCSRPFFPFEGNRYPYYFSTNVYIDGVIYSYTALTKHNMIPRNHIVAFEVGCESFSVITLPDKVSSLSWFFLKMSALLEVGGRLAMVHVSVPERGEGLCYMNVWTWEKSKECWEEITMTIPLKWSRMINNSARLLRFATNHDGEIVLLCIYIKKFYILVCNLRSEAWRKFDVSGLEDFPLGNSLDFTMHNLVDHVFPLE, from the coding sequence ATGAATGCATCGGAGAAGGCCGCGGGTGTTTCAATACCTCAAGAAATTGTGTTCGAGATCCTCTCCAAACTTCCTGCTAAAACCCTAGTACGATTAAGGTGCGTTTCAAAACCCTTTTGCGCTCTCATAGCTGACCATGGCTTTGGCGTTGTGCATCGCAGCTTGTCCTTGACCCTTCCCAGTAGGGCGGGCGTTCTCATCTCTATCGCGTCTCCCGCCGCCCGTCCCCGTGCATTTTACACCCTAAATTTCACCCCCCGCCCCCGGGGAATGCTCCAAGCCAACCGTGTCGGTTTCCCAGACGCCAAATCCTTTCTatgctcctcctcctccgacGGCTTGTTTATTTGTATGTACAGACCCAATGGACCCTTCACTGTTTGCAACGTTAGTACGGGACAGcgtattttccttcctagattaATCCAATACGAAGAATGTGAACTACTCATGGGGTACGATTCAGAATCTAAAAGATACAAGGTTTTGATGACAGCCTGTCGCGAGAGTATTTCTAGGGGCGGGCTCATCCGCTGCGGCTTCGAGTATAAGCATTGGGTTTTTACTGTGGGCGTGGATAAATCTTGGAGGGAGATCAACAACTACTGTTCCCGCCCCTTCTTCCCCTTTGAAGGCAATCGGTACCCTTACTATTTCAGTACTAATGTTTATATTGACGGCGTTATCTATTCCTATACTGCGTTGACTAAACACAACATGATTCCTAGAAACCATATAGTAGCATTTGAAGTTGGGTGTGAGAGTTTTTCTGTTATAACTTTGCCGGATAAAGTTTCATCGTTGTCATGgttttttctcaaaatgtcTGCATTGCTAGAAGTTGGAGGTCGATTGGCTATGGTTCATGTTAGTGTTCCTGAGCGAGGAGAAGGCCTATGCTACATGAATGTTTGGACTTGGGAGAAATCTAAAGAATGTTGGGAGGAGATTACTATGACCATTCCATTGAAATGGAGTAGAATGATTAACAATAGTGCTAGATTGTTGCGTTTTGCTACAAATCATGATGGGGAGATTGtgttgttatgtatatatattaagaaattttatattttggtttGTAACTTGAGAAGTGAGGCTTGGAGAAAATTTGATGTAAGTGGGCTTGAAGACTTTCCACTTGGTAACTCTTTGGATTTTACTATGCACAACCTTGTGGACCATGTGTTTCCCTTGGAGTGA
- the LOC115996019 gene encoding 26S proteasome non-ATPase regulatory subunit 2 homolog A-like, with the protein MTLDPNDAGDKMPAREEASVKVPAKYHKKKDKKDEYLSEEDFELKQQLELYVEHVQDADLSLQTRALESIRQEIQTATRSMASVPKPVKFLRPHYGTLKSHYEKMSDSDAKELMADILSVLAMTMSAEGERESLKYRLLGSYGDIGPWGHEYVRNLAVELAQEYLQIEVDTPINDLMYLKRQIVAFHMKHNAEPEAVDLLIEGMIMLWDVEIGLAQIDKYFHSTDTHVVAGALLAVGIVNCNVKNKRDPALAILTEYVVKEEPCIRVGAIIGLGLAYAGSQRYQVFEQLRPILEEDTNASLDVIAFTVITLGLVFVGSCKEDIARAIRFSLKNRSESELGEPLARLLPLGLGLLYLGKQDIVGDVAAEVSRTFSEKIKRHCDMTLLSCAYAGTGNINRFRDFAGECAEDLEKGETYPGPAVLGIAMVEMTKELEVERALRALKHFPEYGQRNIRRAVPLAMGLLRISNPKVNVTNTLSRLIHDSDTEVAMAAIISLGLIGAGTNNARIVGMLHDLSSYYYKESDLLFCVRIAQGLVNLGKGLLTLSPYHSERFLFSQTALAGLLVTLHACLDMKALILGEYHYLLYFLSLAMMPRMLMTVDENLKPLSVPVRVGQAVHVAYQPGRPKAIIGFRTYSTPVLLSAGDKAELATDKYIPLSPFLEGFVILKENPEYKDDH; encoded by the exons ATGACGTTAGATCCTAACGACGCCGGCGATAAAATGCCGGCCAGGGAGGAGGCTTCTGTCAAAGTTCCGGCCAAGTATCACAAGAAGAAGGATAAGAAAGATGAATATCTC TCGGAGGAAGATTTTGAATTGAAGCAGCAACTGGAATTATATGTCGAGCATGTGCAGGACGCGGACCTATCATTGCAGACTCGCGCCCTTGAGAGCATAAG GCAGGAAATTCAGACGGCAACAAGGTCTATGGCATCTGTTCCAAAGCCAGTAAAGTTTTTGCGTCCTCATTATGGAACACTGAAGTCACATTATGAGAAAATGTCTGATTCTGATGCAAAG GAATTAATGGCTGACATACTTTCGGTGTTGGCGATGACAATGTCTGCTGAAGGAGAAAGG GAGAGTTTGAAGTACAGACTACTTGGATCTTATGGTGACATTGGACCTTGGGGCCATGAGTATGTAAG GAATTTGGCTGTAGAGCTTGCCCAAGAATATTTGCAG ATTGAAGTGGATACCCCAATTAATGATCTCATGTACCTCAAGCGGCAAATTGTTGCATTCCACATGAAG CATAATGCGGAACCTGAAGCAGTTGATCTTTTAATAGAG GGTATGATCATGCTTTGGGATGTTGAAATTGGGCTCGCACAAATTGATAAGTATTTCCATAGTACTGACACACATGTAGTTGCGGGTGCTCTATTGGCAGTGGGAATTGTTAATTGTAATGTCAAGAATAAACGTGATCCT GCATTAGCTATTCTTACAGAGTATGTAGTTAAAGAAGAGCCTTGTATTAGAGTTGGTGCCATAATTGGTTTGGGACTGGCTTATGCAGGTTCTCAACGTTACCAG GTTTTTGAACAACTTCGTCCAATACTTGAAGAAGATACAAATGCATCACTTGATGTGATTGCATTTACTGTAATCACATTGGGGTTGGTATTTGTGGGGTCATGCAAAGAAGATATTGCCCGGGCTATTAGATTTTCCTTGAAGAATAGAAGTGAGTCAGAATTAGGAGAGCCACTTGCCCGTCTCTTACCTCTTGGTCTTGGTCTTCTTTACCTAGGGAAGCAG GATATAGTGGGTGACGTAGCTGCTGAGGTTTCAAGGACATTCAGTGAGAAGATCAAAAGACACTGTGATATGACCCTGCTTTCTTGTGCCTATGCTGGAACAGGGAATATAAACAGG TTCCGAGACTTCGCTGGTGAATGCGCTGAGGATCTGGAGAAGGGTGAAACCTACCCGGGACCAGCAGTGCTTGGAATTGCTATGGTGGAAATGACTAAAGAGCTGGAGGTTGAAAGGGCTCTACGAGCACTGAAACATTTTCCGGAGTATGGTCAGCGGAATATTAGAAGGGCTGTTCCTTTGGCTATGGGCCTCCTTCGTATATCAAATCCAAAG GTCAATGTCACAAACACATTAAGCAGACTTATTCATGATTCTGACACGGAAGTAGCTATG GCTGCCATTATCTCCTTGGGGTTGATAGGTGCAGGAACTAACAATGCAAGAATAGTTGGGATGCTTCACGATTTGTCAAGTTACTATTACAAGGAATCAGACCTTCTCTTCTGT GTTCGGATTGCTCAAGGTCTAGTCAATTTAGGAAAAGGGCTGTTAACTCTCTCACCTTATCATTCTGAGAGGTTTTTATTCTCTCA GACTGCTTTGGCTGGACTTCTAGTTACACTGCATGCTTGTCTTGATATGAAAGCTCTCATATTGGGGGAATACCATTATTTGTTGTATTTCCTTAGTTTGGCAATGATG CCAAGGATGCTAATGACAGTGGACGAGAATTTGAAACCTTTGTCAGTACCAGTCCGTGTGGGCCAAGCAGTCCACGTTGCTTATCAACCAGGTCGACCTAAGGCAATCATTGGATTCCGGACCTACTCAACACCTGTTCTCCTTTCTGCTGGTGATAAAGCTGAACTGGCTACTGACAA aTATATTCCACTTTCACCCTTTCTTGAAGGATTTGTCATATTGAAGGAAAACCCAGAATACAAAGACGATCATTAG